A genomic window from Oryctolagus cuniculus chromosome 12, mOryCun1.1, whole genome shotgun sequence includes:
- the LOC100350678 gene encoding olfactory receptor 11H4, with protein MNRSATQLVTEFVLLGFPGCWKIQIFLFSLLLVVYILTLLGNGLIICAVRCDARLHTPMYSLLGNFAFLEIWYVSSTVPNMLANILSKTKAISFSACFLQFYFFFSLGTTECLFLAVMAYDRYLAVCRPLHYPTIMTGRLCGMLVSCCWLIGFLGYPVPIFFISRLPFCGPNIIDHFLCDMDPLMALSCAPAPVTETVFYTQSSLVLFCTVSYILCSYVLLLRAVIRVPSADGRRKAFSTCGSHLLVVSVFYGTVMVMYVSPTYGIPTLTQKILTLVYSVMTPLCNPLIYSLRNKDMKLALRNVLFGMRVCQKS; from the coding sequence ATGAACAGGTCAGCAACACAGCTGGTGACGGAGTTTGTTCTCCTGGGATTCCCCGGCTGCTGGAAGATACAGATTTTCCTCTTCTCGCTGCTCTTGGTGGTTTACATCTTGACCTTGCTGGGAAATGGCTTGATCATCTGTGCAGTGAGATGCGATGCACGActgcacacccccatgtactcGCTGCTCGGAAACTTTGCCTTCCTGGAGATCTGGTACGTTTCCTCCACGGTTCCTAACATGCTGGCCAACATTCTCTCCAAGACCAAGGCCATCTCGTTTTCTGCGTGCTTCCTCCagttctatttcttcttttcactGGGCACAACGGAATGCCTCTTCCTGGCAGTTATGGCTTATGATCGATACCTGGCCGTCTGCCGCCCACTGCACTACCCTACCATCATGACTGGGAGGCTCTGTGGCATGCTGGTGTCTTGCTGTTGGCTCATTGGATTCCTTGGATACCCAGTCCCCATTTTCTTTATCTCCCGACTTCCCTTCTGTGGTCCTAACATCATTGACCACTTCCTGTGTGACATGGACCCACTGATGGCCCTGTCTTGTGCTCCCGCTCCCGTTACTGAAACTGTTTTTTATACACAGAGCTCCCTTGTACTCTTTTGCACTGTTTCGTACATTCTTTGTTCCTACGTCCTGTTGCTCAGAGCTGTTATTCGGGTACCTTCTGCAGATGGCCGGCGAAAGGCCTTTTCTACCTGTGGTTCTCATCTGCTTGTGGTGTCTGTTTTCTACGGAACAGTCATGGTCATGTATGTGAGTCCCACATACGGCATCCCGACTTTGACGCAGAAGATCCTCACGCTGGTATATTCGGTAATGACTCCTCTCTGTAATCCCTTGATCTATAGTCTTCGTAATAAGGACATGAAACTTGCCCTGAGAAATGTCCTGTTTGGAATGAGAGTTTGTCAAAAATCATGA